ACTCTCAAGGGACAGTGGGACCACGCTCTGAAAAACAACTGGAGCGTAAGCGCATTCCTTGGGCTTGAGTACACGGATGTCACTCAGGACTCGTTCACGGAAAAAGGCTGGGATGCCCGCCGCTTCGATGAAGGACACATGAGGAATCTTTCCCTTCCGGTCGGAATGGGAGTCTCCAAACAAAGCTCGTTAAACGGAATGGGCTGGGTCAATTCCCTGTCCGTCAGCTATGTGCCGGACGTCTATCGCGAAAATCCGAGCGCCGGAGCCGAACGCCTGATGAACGGATACCGTTGGACGGCAAAAGGAATTGCGCCGGACCGCAATGCCGTACGAATCAATTACGACAGCACTCTCGCAATCTCTCCGCAATGGACGGCATATGCCGGGTATGAGTTCGAAGGCCGGAACAGGTCGGTGTATCACCGCGTCAACCTGGGCGTAAGCTTCTCGTACTAAAGCAAGACCTCTTTGGATCTGCGGCAGATGTCCGATAAAGACCTGCCGCAGATCCGGAACAACAAAGCCACCAACATAGGGAACTCACTTTCTCCCTGATTTTTTCCTGTCTCTTTTCTTCTTGCGCTTCACGTTTCTTAAATCGCGATACTGCTCCAGCAATTCCTTCCTCCTGCCTTTCGGATAACGATACGCTACAATCGATTTGGGAAAAAACTGCCAGCAAAAGATACCGGCAAGCATCAACACCAGGAATAAAAAAGCAAATGGAGCCGGCAAATGGTCAAAAGCGGAACTGGTTGCTTGATCCCATACTTCTCCCGTTTTTTGACGTCCTCCCAGCAAGGCTGCCAGCATAGAGATCAAGCCCAGAAAAGCAAACAAGGCCAGAAGGACAAGGAAGATCTCCCAGGGACTTCTTTCAATCTCGCCAGTCATCGGCAATAATGATCCAATTCATCCATCCATACTTTAACGACGGCATCGGAAGGCATGCGCCAGTCGCCCCGAGGGGATAACGCGATCGTCCCCACTTTAGGACCGTCCGGAATACAGTTCCTCTTGAACTGCTGGGAGAAAAACCGCCACAAAAATGTCCTGAGGCATTTTGCAATGAACGCACAGTCGAATTCCTGGCGGAATGCATGTTCCGCCAGAAAAAGGATTTTAGAGGGAGACGCCCCGTACTTGATAAAATGGTACAGGAAGAAGTCATGCAGGTCATAGGGGCCCAGCACATCCTCCGTTTTCTGATCAATTGATCCATCCTCGGAGGCAGGCAGCAGTTCCGGACTTACCGGGGTTGCATTGATGTCCAGAAGCACAGCTTCCAACTCTCCTCCCGCTTCCGAAGCAAGGCTCTGGATCAACCGGCGGATTAGGGTTTTGGGGATGGAGCAATTGACCGCGTACATGGACATGTGGTCGCCATTGTACGTTGACCATCCCAAGGCGATTTCCGACAAGTCGCCGGTACCGATGACCAGGCCGCCCATCTTGTTGGCCAGGTCCATTAAAATCTGAGTACGTTCCCGCGCCTGGACATTCTCGTAAGTCGTCGACAATTCCTGAGGATCGTGTCCTATGTCGTCAAAATGTACGAGACAGGCCTGTTTGATGTCGATCTCGCGCAATTCCACCCCCAGAAGGCGGCACATCGCCAAGGCATTGTTGTACGTTCTGCCCGTCGTGCCGAATCCGGGCATCGTGACGGCCACGATATCGGAAGCCGGCCTGCGAAGCAGGGTACAACAGCGGGACGAAATCAAAAGGGCCAGGGTAGAATCCAAGCCTCCGGAAATCCCGATGACGAGCTTCTTCGCACCGGTATGTTCCACCCGTTTGGCAAGGCCGGCCACCTGGATGGCAATAATTTCACGGCAACGTTCGTCGGCATGAGCCTCTCCGGGCAGGAAAGGACGGGGAGGATTGAAAGCGTATTCCAAATCCGGAGAAGCCGGCGTTTCATCCAACCGGATCACCCTTCCGGTCGTCTCGATCCCGTCACGGCAATCATTGAACGAACTCTCGGAAAGACGGGCCGCAGCCAAACGCTCGAAATCGATATCAGCCGTAATCAAGGTAGCCTCGCGGCAAAAACGCTCGTTTTCTGCAACCAGCCTTCCGTTGTCGGCAATCAGGGAATGACCGCTGAAGACGACATCCGTCGTCGATTCATGGACACCGCAGGATGCAAAAACATAGGCAGCCAGGCAACGGCCGCTCTGTTGCCGGACGAGATCCCGGCGGTATTCCGCCTTACCCGTCAATTCCGTACTGGCAGACAGATTGAAAATAGCCCGCGCTCCTTCCAAAGCCAGGCGCGAACTGGGTGGAATCACGCTCCAAAGATCCTCGCATAGTTCAACCCCGAAAATCAGCGGCGAATCTCCTGCGCGGAATACGGTATCCCGGGCCACAGGCACCTCCTCTCCGTCCAGCGTCACATGGGAGGCATTCAGGGCACGCCCCGACCGAAACTGGCGCTGCTCGTAAAATTCCCGGACATGGGGCAAAATTGTTTTGGGAACCACGGCCCGCATCGTTCCGTTCTGGGCTACGACCGCCACATTGAACAGGGCTTCCCCCTGCAAAACTGGAAGTCCGAACACGGCAATCGTCCCCTTCCCTGCCGTTGCACGAGCCATTTTACGTGCGCCTCGTGCAGCATGGGACAACAATGTACCCTGGAAAAAAAGATCCCGACACGAATACCCCGTCACCCCCAATTCGGGGAAAACCACAACGGAGCAACCTTGACCGACAGCCTCTTTGTAGCTGGCAATCATTTGATCCACATTGTAATCCACATCGGCAACCCGCACTTGCGGTACAGCGGCGACAACTCGGTAATATCCGTACATCATGGGCTAGAGGGGGGGAGAACGAACCTCTTCTAACTTACATGAAGGGGGCAAAGCGATGAAAAAACTCCACAGCAGGCTAATTCGGGAAATTATTATCCCCTATCTTCCTTACCACTGAAGAACCAGCACGGATACGGCAATAGCCAGGACCGTCGCCGCCGCCATCAGCAGAACAGCATGCCGGGCATCCTCTACTGTGGCTTCCATCCTGCCTTCCCCAATGTAGGGATAGGGAGCCGGCATCCCCTTGTAGGAAACGGGACCACTCAAGCGAAGTCCCAGGGCTCCGGCAAATGCCGCCTCGCTCCAGGCTGAATTCGGACTCGCATGTTCATGTCTATATTTCCAGCCGATGGAAAGAGCACCATGAAGAGAACAACCGGGAACAACTGCGGCTGCCACGGCTATCAACGGTAGTGACAACCGAGCTGGAATCCAGTTGAGCACATCATCCGTTCTTGCCGCCCAGGTGCCGAAACGGCGGTACTCGTCATTCCTCTTGCCCCACATGGCATCCATGATATTGGAAACACGGTGAAAGACGGCGCAGAGGGCACCAGCTTCAATTCCTCCGAACGTACATCCAAGAGCCACCCAAAAGATAGTAGAAAAAACGCCATCCGTCCAATTCTCCGCCACACTTTCAATAGCAGCCCTCAGGACTCCGTGCATATCCAACTTCTCCGTGTCCCTTCCGACGATCATCGATACCGCCCTCCGCGCTCTCTCCAAATCGCCGGAAGAAGCCTCCCGAATCACACGCCAGGCATGCTCGGCCAGGCTCCGGGGAGCCAGGCAGGCATACACCGCCATTGCTCCCGGCACAAGAACTCCCCATTCGGACGGAAACAAGCGGCGACATGCGGACAAAAGGCAAAAACACAAGAACAACCAAGGAAGAACGGAACAAAACCAGGCCATCCCCCCGGATAAAAACGTCTTGCCGAACATACGTTTCCAGAAACATTCCACCTTTCGGCACCACCATCCCGCCAGACATACGGGATGCCAGTCCACACGGGGATCCCCCAAAGCCAAATCCAGCGCGAAAGCCAGGGGAATGAGCCACACGGTGTCGTTAACCATCGTCATGCCAGTCCCATGCTCCGGTAGATCGCTTTCAAATCAACACTTTCGCGGACGATATCCGCCAAACGATCCAGAGCACCGTCCAAATCGCACCGAACGAGAATCCTTCCCGCAGGTTTCAAACCGGCGTCCGTTCGGACGCGGTCAATCATTGCCCGGCGGAATTCATCATCCTCGAACACCCCATGCAAATACGTCGCCCAAACCCGCCCAGTTCCATAACCGCAGGCAGAACCGTCAGGACGGAAAAACAACGGCTCGCACCCGCTCCCGGCACGCGAACGCCCATGGTGGATTTCATACCCGGAAGTCGTCCGTCCCAAAGGTGTCGTGACTCCGTGCAAGGCAGTCAGTATTTTGTCACGTTCGAATGTCGTCTCCAAATCCAGGAGCCCCAAACCGGAAAACGAACGCCGGGAAGATTCGATCCCGGAAGGATCCTCAATCGTCCTGCCCAGCATCTGCAAACCACCGCAGATACCCAGCACCCACTTGCCGGAAGCAGCGTGCCTGCGGATCAACTCCGCCAGTCCGGCTGCCTCAAGCGTTTCAAAGTCATGCGCTACATTCTTGGATCCAGGTAAGATCACCCAGTCCGGCGAACCAAATTCATCCGCCGTACGCACTTGGCGCAACCGGATATCCGGTTCTTCGGCAAGCGGAGCAAAATCCGTATAGTTCGATACATGGCGAAGCATGACGACAGCAACGTCCAAGACCCCGCCGACCGGGACATCTCCTCCAACACTCTGGAAGGAAAAAGTCGCCCTGTCCTCTTCGGGAATGTTCAGGGAACGGATCATCGGGACGATGCCGACGACGGGCACTCCCGTCCGGGCCTGAATGTAGTCGTGGGCAGGCCCCAGCAGCGAAGCATCGCCTCGGAACTTATTGACGAGAAATCCGCCCAGCAACTCCCGTTCCTCCCGGTCAAACGTCATCCACGTTCCCAGAAACGAGGCATACACCCCGCCGCGGTCAATATCCCCTGTCAACAACACGGAAGCTCCGGCGTACCTGGCCATGGACATATTGACAATATCCACGGACTTGAGATTCACCTCACCGGGGCTCCCCGCCCCTTCCAGCACCATCACATCGCATTCTCGGGACAGGGAATCGTATGCCTCGCAAACGGTCGGCCACAAGGAACTTTTGTGCCGATAATACTCACGGGCATCCATATTGCCGACAGGATGCCCCATCAACACAATCTGGGAACCCATGTCGGAGTGAGGCTTGAGCAGCACGGGATTCATCCTCGCATCGGGATCCTTCCGGCATGCCCGGGCCTGTACCATCTGAGCCCGCCCCATCTCTTCGCCCAACGCAGTTACTCCGGAATTCAGAGCCATATTCTGCGCCTTGAAAGGCGCCACCGCATACCCGTCCTGAACGAGAATACGACCGAACGCGGACGTCAGCACGCTCTTCCCGGCGTCGGAACAAGTCCCCTGCAGCATCAGGGCCGGTACTCTCTTTTTGATCACGGGTACCGGGAATTCCACTCGGGACGGCTCTCCCGGATCATTCCCGCACACATACCCGGAGAGAGCCCGGACCAGACGTTTATGATCCTCCGGAAACCTCACCGCCGCACGAAACCACACACCGCCGGACAAACCTTCGTAATTGGAACAATCGCGCAAAGCAATACCGTGTTCCACCAGGCACTTGCGGGCGAGATCCCCCCCGTAAGGCCAGCGGAACAGCACATAATTGGCTGAAGAGGGAATGCGCACCACTCCTGGCAAGGCATCCAGACGCCGCTCCAAATCGTCACGCCGCTCCGCATTCATACACCGTTCCTTATCGGCAAAAGTTCCTCCCTCCCGGAAAACGGCCTTCATCGCTTCTGCCGCACATGTTGAAACATTCCATGCAGGCAAGGCCGCACGCAACCTCTCCGCCACGGCAGGACACGCAACAGCATACCCGGTACGAAGCCCCGCCATCCCGTAAAATTTCGTCAACGAACGCAAGACCATCAGATTGGGCAACGCCGCAGCCATGTTCACCAGCGATGCTTCCTCTCCGACATAGTCGATAAACGCTTCATCCAGTATCCACAGGACATCCTGCCTCCGAGTCACCGCTTCCAGCAACTCGTCTCTGTCCAAGAGCACCCCGGACGGATTCCCCGGATTCGCCAAAAAGACCATGCCTCCCGTCCGTGCCGAAGAGGCCAATTCTTTCGGATCCGCACGAAACCCGGATTTTTCCCCAAACACGAGGGAACGCACCGGAATGCCGGCCTTCAAGCAAGCAAGCCTGTATTCGGAGAATGCCGGTTCGGCAATCAACCCTTCCGCCGGGGTAAACGCCCCCGGCAGAGCATGGATCAGCTCATTGCTGCCATTCCCCGGCACAAAACACGCAGCATCCAGACCATGGCGTTCCGCAGCGCAAGCCGCCGCGTCCTCCGCGTGCGGAGGCGGATAAGGAGCCAGCTTCTCCAAGCTTCCCCAAAGAGCGGCACGTATGAAATCCGGCAAACCGGAGGGATTGACATTGACACTGAAATCCACAAGGTCCTCTGGCGCATGCCCCGACACCTCCGCCAGCTTCAATAAATCCCCGCCATGGGAAAAATCCCCGTTCGACATCGTCATGGACTTACCCTTCAGACCCGGCTACCCACCAGAATAGATCGCAACTCCGCCACGGACTCGCAAACGGGGACCCGGAACGATTCCAAGGCGTCACGCGTACTATAGCCCCAGTCGACCAGAACAAGTCCAGTCCCGGCATTGACCGCCGTATTGCCGTCATGAGCGGAATCCCCCACCATGCAGACATCCGCAGGCGTTAGACCCCAGCTTTCGATAATATGAAATAGCGAAGAGGGATCGGGTTTACGGGGGAACTCCGATGAAAATCCGAGAATCGGGTCCAGAGGAATCCCCGGAAGTTTGTCAAGGACGAGAGGGCGCGTCACATCATGAGGCTTGTTGGACAACACCGCCAGGCGGGCACCTCCGTCCGACAACTCCCGCAACATGGGGATGATTCCCTCAAAGGGAGTCGTGCCACCCTGCCAGGTATGGGGATATTCGCGACCAAACTCTGCATACAGACACATCACATCATCGTCGCTAACCTCTCCCTTCGATTTCCGGAAAGCCTTCAACGCAGAACGGCACAATTCCCGGGCGCCCTTGCCCACCATCGTCGCCACGGTTTCCGCCGGATAAGGCGGATACCCCTGCGCCTTCAAGGCACGATTCAATCCTTCGGTAAGACCGGGCAGGGAATCGACCAGAGTACCGTCCAGATCGAACACAAATCCCTTGTACATATTCGTCAATCCTTCCTTAATGACCAAAACCGCGTTCCGAAGTCTGCAGGAACTTGACGAGATTGACAACATAGGGATTCGTCCCGAAACGCTCATCATTCAGCAACTCCTCCACCGCATCAGAAAATACCGTACCCTTATGCAGGAAAAACTTTTTATATGCCTGTTTGAGTGCCCGGATATCTTCTTCGCTAAACCCGCGACGCTGGAGGCCTATCGTATTGACGGAACGCACAACACAAGGGTGGCCTTCGGAAATCATGTACGGAGGAATATCTTTGACAACCCGGTTCCCTCCACCGATCAGGCTATGCTCACCGATGCGGACGAATTGATGAACGACCGTCCCTCCGGAAACAATCGCATAATCGCCAATCACCACATGGCCTGCTATGGCGGCGTAACCGGACAAAATCACATGATCACCCATGCGGCAATCATGCCCCATGTGAGCAGCAACCAGCATGTTGTTGTAATTGCCGACGACCGTCTTCTCTCCGGGATCCGTCGCGCGGTTCACCGAACTATATTCGCGGAACACATTGTGATGTCCCACTTCCAAATAGGTCGGCTCACCCTTGTACTTCAAATCCTGGCTCCTACCACCAATATAACAGTGGGGATAAAACTCATTGCATTCGCCAAACGTGGACGGGCCGTCGATAGTTACGTTGCTGTGAAGCACGCAACCTTTGCCCAACT
This is a stretch of genomic DNA from Akkermansia sp. N21116. It encodes these proteins:
- a CDS encoding NAD(+) synthase, whose product is MMYGYYRVVAAVPQVRVADVDYNVDQMIASYKEAVGQGCSVVVFPELGVTGYSCRDLFFQGTLLSHAARGARKMARATAGKGTIAVFGLPVLQGEALFNVAVVAQNGTMRAVVPKTILPHVREFYEQRQFRSGRALNASHVTLDGEEVPVARDTVFRAGDSPLIFGVELCEDLWSVIPPSSRLALEGARAIFNLSASTELTGKAEYRRDLVRQQSGRCLAAYVFASCGVHESTTDVVFSGHSLIADNGRLVAENERFCREATLITADIDFERLAAARLSESSFNDCRDGIETTGRVIRLDETPASPDLEYAFNPPRPFLPGEAHADERCREIIAIQVAGLAKRVEHTGAKKLVIGISGGLDSTLALLISSRCCTLLRRPASDIVAVTMPGFGTTGRTYNNALAMCRLLGVELREIDIKQACLVHFDDIGHDPQELSTTYENVQARERTQILMDLANKMGGLVIGTGDLSEIALGWSTYNGDHMSMYAVNCSIPKTLIRRLIQSLASEAGGELEAVLLDINATPVSPELLPASEDGSIDQKTEDVLGPYDLHDFFLYHFIKYGASPSKILFLAEHAFRQEFDCAFIAKCLRTFLWRFFSQQFKRNCIPDGPKVGTIALSPRGDWRMPSDAVVKVWMDELDHYCR
- the cbiB gene encoding adenosylcobinamide-phosphate synthase CbiB, with translation MTMVNDTVWLIPLAFALDLALGDPRVDWHPVCLAGWWCRKVECFWKRMFGKTFLSGGMAWFCSVLPWLFLCFCLLSACRRLFPSEWGVLVPGAMAVYACLAPRSLAEHAWRVIREASSGDLERARRAVSMIVGRDTEKLDMHGVLRAAIESVAENWTDGVFSTIFWVALGCTFGGIEAGALCAVFHRVSNIMDAMWGKRNDEYRRFGTWAARTDDVLNWIPARLSLPLIAVAAAVVPGCSLHGALSIGWKYRHEHASPNSAWSEAAFAGALGLRLSGPVSYKGMPAPYPYIGEGRMEATVEDARHAVLLMAAATVLAIAVSVLVLQW
- a CDS encoding cobyric acid synthase; the protein is MTMSNGDFSHGGDLLKLAEVSGHAPEDLVDFSVNVNPSGLPDFIRAALWGSLEKLAPYPPPHAEDAAACAAERHGLDAACFVPGNGSNELIHALPGAFTPAEGLIAEPAFSEYRLACLKAGIPVRSLVFGEKSGFRADPKELASSARTGGMVFLANPGNPSGVLLDRDELLEAVTRRQDVLWILDEAFIDYVGEEASLVNMAAALPNLMVLRSLTKFYGMAGLRTGYAVACPAVAERLRAALPAWNVSTCAAEAMKAVFREGGTFADKERCMNAERRDDLERRLDALPGVVRIPSSANYVLFRWPYGGDLARKCLVEHGIALRDCSNYEGLSGGVWFRAAVRFPEDHKRLVRALSGYVCGNDPGEPSRVEFPVPVIKKRVPALMLQGTCSDAGKSVLTSAFGRILVQDGYAVAPFKAQNMALNSGVTALGEEMGRAQMVQARACRKDPDARMNPVLLKPHSDMGSQIVLMGHPVGNMDAREYYRHKSSLWPTVCEAYDSLSRECDVMVLEGAGSPGEVNLKSVDIVNMSMARYAGASVLLTGDIDRGGVYASFLGTWMTFDREERELLGGFLVNKFRGDASLLGPAHDYIQARTGVPVVGIVPMIRSLNIPEEDRATFSFQSVGGDVPVGGVLDVAVVMLRHVSNYTDFAPLAEEPDIRLRQVRTADEFGSPDWVILPGSKNVAHDFETLEAAGLAELIRRHAASGKWVLGICGGLQMLGRTIEDPSGIESSRRSFSGLGLLDLETTFERDKILTALHGVTTPLGRTTSGYEIHHGRSRAGSGCEPLFFRPDGSACGYGTGRVWATYLHGVFEDDEFRRAMIDRVRTDAGLKPAGRILVRCDLDGALDRLADIVRESVDLKAIYRSMGLA
- a CDS encoding HAD-IA family hydrolase; translated protein: MYKGFVFDLDGTLVDSLPGLTEGLNRALKAQGYPPYPAETVATMVGKGARELCRSALKAFRKSKGEVSDDDVMCLYAEFGREYPHTWQGGTTPFEGIIPMLRELSDGGARLAVLSNKPHDVTRPLVLDKLPGIPLDPILGFSSEFPRKPDPSSLFHIIESWGLTPADVCMVGDSAHDGNTAVNAGTGLVLVDWGYSTRDALESFRVPVCESVAELRSILVGSRV
- the lpxA gene encoding acyl-ACP--UDP-N-acetylglucosamine O-acyltransferase, which codes for MAEIHPSAVVHPGAELADDVYVGPFCVIGDKVKLGKGCVLHSNVTIDGPSTFGECNEFYPHCYIGGRSQDLKYKGEPTYLEVGHHNVFREYSSVNRATDPGEKTVVGNYNNMLVAAHMGHDCRMGDHVILSGYAAIAGHVVIGDYAIVSGGTVVHQFVRIGEHSLIGGGNRVVKDIPPYMISEGHPCVVRSVNTIGLQRRGFSEEDIRALKQAYKKFFLHKGTVFSDAVEELLNDERFGTNPYVVNLVKFLQTSERGFGH